Proteins found in one Larimichthys crocea isolate SSNF chromosome I, L_crocea_2.0, whole genome shotgun sequence genomic segment:
- the upf3b gene encoding regulator of nonsense transcripts 3B encodes MKEDKENTRPKEKRVEIKCEDAEKTEKPKEKKEAMTKIVIRRLPPSLTKEELEEQLQPLPDVDYLEFFSNDTSLYPHLFARAYINFKNQEDIVLFRDRFDGYVFIDNRGQEYPAVVEFAPFQKTAKKRSKKKDAKCGTIVEDPEYKKFLENYNGDEEKLASTPETLLEELEAKSKELVAKKTTPLLDFLKNKQRIREEKKEERRRRELERKRLRDEERRKWREEDKRKRKEAEKMKRLEKPSEKDKDQVKEEPKIKLLKKPDRGDDVDPEKPKEKAKKPEKPNKEDRSIGGADHKRRHNIENKEDRGRKTDEHGRKEFRERDVDRDREREKERRQKEKERIKRQDEDRRRRRERQDGDNSCRKREEEVKKEKDRALEKKKGDNFGDSFHSERPEKHAKDNKKDESGKRERLRNKDRPAIQLYQPGARSRNKPTGGGGGGGGGGESNCADRKPDTETEKVADKGDD; translated from the exons ATgaaggaagacaaagaaaacactcGACCGAAGGAGAAAAGAGTGGAAATAAAGTGTGAAGATGCGGAAAAGACGGAGAAgcccaaagaaaagaaagaggccATGACAAAG ATTGTGATCAGGAGATTACCACCGAGTCTGACcaaggaggagctggaggagcagctACAGCCTCTGCCAGATGTGGACTACCTGGAGTTTTTCTCCAACGACACCAG CCTTTACCCTCACCTCTTCGCAAGGGCTTACATCAATTTCAAAAATCAAGAGGATATAGTCCTTTTCAGAGATCGGTTTGATGGATACGTGTTCATCGACAACAGAG GACAGGAGTATCCTGCCGTGGTGGAGTTTGCGCCTTTTCAAAAGACCGCCAAGAAAAGGAGTAAGAAAAAAGACGCAAAATGTGGAACAATTGTTGAAG ATCCTGAATACAAAAAGTTCCTTGAAAATTACAACGGAGATGAGGAAAAGTTGGCGTCAACACCCGAGACCCTGTTGGAAGAGCTCGAGGCGAAATCAAAGGAACTTGTAG CTAAAAAAACGACTCCTCTGCTGGACTTCCTGAAGAATAAACAG AGAAtcagggaggaaaagaaagaagagaggagaaggagggagctCGAACGCAAGCGTCTGCGCGATGAGGAGCGTCGCaagtggagggaggaggacaaaAGGAAGCGCAAAGAGGCGGAGAAGATGAAGAGACTTGAGAAACCTTCGGAGAAAGACAAGGACCAAGTTAAAGAAGAACCAAAAATTAAG CTCCTGAAGAAGCCAGACAGAGGTGATGATGTTGATCCTGAGAAGCCCAAGGAAAAGGCCAAGAAACCAGAGAAGCCAAATAAAGAGGACAGATCCATCGGCGGTGCTGATCATAAGAGGCGTCACAACATTGAAAATAAGGAGGATCGAGGACGGAA AACGGACGAACATGGGAGAAAAGAGTTCAGGGAGCGCGACGTAGATCGAGACCGAGAGCGGGAGAAGGAGCGGCGGCAGAAAGAGAAGGAGCGCATCAAGCGCCAGGACGAAGATCGGCGGAGAAGGAGAGAACGGCAGGATGGAGATAACTCGTGCAGGAAGCGGGAGGAGgaggttaaaaaagaaaaagatcgTGCCTTGGAGAAGAAAAAGGGTGACAACTTTGGAGACTCCTTTCACTCTGAGAGGCCGGAGAAGCATGCCAAAGACAACAAGAAGGACGAGAGCGGTAAAAGGGAGCGGCTGCGAAATAAG GACCGACCTGCTATCCAGCTGTACCAGCCAGGGGCCAGAAGCCGCAACAAAcctacaggaggaggaggaggaggtggaggaggtggcgAGTCCAACTGTGCCGACCGGAAGCCAGATACAGAGACGGAGAAAGTGGCCGACAAAGGAGACGATTGA
- the ndufa1 gene encoding NADH dehydrogenase [ubiquinone] 1 alpha subcomplex subunit 1 yields the protein MWYEILPGFAVMTVCLMLPGIATAQIHKFTNNGKEKRTARVPYQWYLIQRDKRVSGTGQHFESKGLENIH from the exons ATGTGGTATGAAATCCTGCCCGGCTTCGCCGTCATGACCGTGTGTCTGATGCTTCCCGGCATCGCCACCGCGCAGATCCACAAGTTCACCAACAACGGGAAG GAGAAGAGGACCGCTCGGGTCCCGTATCAGTGGTACCTGATCCAGAGAGACAAGCGGGTGTCAGGAACAGGACAGCACTTTGAGTCCAAG